The window GGCGGTGCTGGCCCATCAACTGGAGAATGCCGTTCAGTACTTCGAGCCCTTGGACAATGATGTTGCGTTTTGGGGCATCCGTGTAATTGACCGAGATGGGTACTTCCATGATTCTCAGGCCAAGTTCCTTGGCCAGGAATTGCATCTCTGATTCCACGGAGAAGCCACGAGCCCGGAGAACAATGCTGGCAAGGGCTTCCTCTGAGAAAGCCCGGAACCCGGTCTGGGAGTCGCTCACCCTCACTCCAGAACCCAGGTTGGAAGCCAGTGTTAGGGCATGCATTCCGAGAACGCGCAGGCGAGGGATATGGCTTCGCACGCCCAGAAAACGAGAACCCACCGCCATATCCGCTTTCCCTTCAAGCACTGGACGAAGGACCATCGGGATTTCCTTAGCCTGGTGCTGGCCATCGGCGTCTAGGATCACTACTGCTTGCGGCAACAGCTTCCGCGCAGCGCGGAAACCGGTGCTCAGAGCAGCGCCCTTCCCCAGGTTCTGGGGGTGGCGGATGACCAGCGCTCCTGCCGCTTCCGCGATCTCCGCGGTAGCATCGGTCGAACCATCATCAACAACAATGACCACATCCACGTACTTGTGTACTTGCAGCACTACACTGCCAATAAAGCGCTCTTCGTTATGCGCAGGGATGATGGCTGCAGTCTTGACTTGAGGAATCTGTTCTGAGTCTTTTGCACTAGCTTCAGACATCGGCTAACTCTGAAATCCTGCTTAATTGGGGTGAATACAAGGCAGGCTCCGCCGTTGTGTGCCTGCGTTGAAAAGCAGCACCGCTACATTTGCTGGGGCGTACTTCGAGGTCGCGGTGCTCTAAGTTGAGCATGCTCACCATCGTGGGAGCCCAGCCATGTTTTCGTATCCGAGGACAAGCGGCAGTCAGTGGCGGCTTTCTCCGGCACCTTCTATTCAGATCTTTTCATCCGCTT is drawn from Chloroflexota bacterium and contains these coding sequences:
- a CDS encoding glycosyltransferase family 2 protein produces the protein MSEASAKDSEQIPQVKTAAIIPAHNEERFIGSVVLQVHKYVDVVIVVDDGSTDATAEIAEAAGALVIRHPQNLGKGAALSTGFRAARKLLPQAVVILDADGQHQAKEIPMVLRPVLEGKADMAVGSRFLGVRSHIPRLRVLGMHALTLASNLGSGVRVSDSQTGFRAFSEEALASIVLRARGFSVESEMQFLAKELGLRIMEVPISVNYTDAPKRNIIVQGLEVLNGILQLMGQHRPLLFFGVPGLAMLLFGLWWGYRVVDIYRKVQELAIGYAMLAVLLCIVGSVVLSTGITLHTLRALLLELVQKRE